The following DNA comes from Luteolibacter flavescens.
ACTCGGCGCGCACGATGGTGATGATATCCTTCTCGTAAGAGGTGGTGTCGTTGTTGCCCTCGCTGGACGCGGCGGTGGAGTTCGCGGGATTGATGTTGATGATTCCCATCGAGGAATACACGAGCGCCCCGAGCCCGGCGTTGCCGGCCGAGCTGAGGATGTTCTCGGCGCGGCTGCGGGCATCCTTGGCGGCCTCCGCCAGCATCTCCAGCTTCAGCTCCCCCAGGCGCGTGTAGTAGTAGCGCGGCGGATGGGAAGTCACGAAGACATCCTGCTCCAGCAGCGACGTGATCTCGCGCGATGCCTTCTCGATCAGCATCACTTGCGAGGATCCCACGGAGACCACCTGCACCGCGCGGAAACCGGTGGACTTGGAAGTCTCGGTGCGCAGCGGCACATTGGTGCCGGGGAGAACCTTGTCCTCACGGATGATCTCGAATTCCTCGGTGATGGAGGCGGACTCGATCTTGATGTCGCCCGGCTCGATGCCTTGGTCCTTCAGAAAGGCGACCGCCTTCTCCGTGCCGCCCTTGAGCGAAAGGTAGGCTGCAGTGCGGTCGGCACCCGAGCCCTCGATCGTGGCCGACCACTGGATGTAATCGGAGACGATCCTCTTCTTGGCCGATCCGGTGATGAGGATGTTGTTCTTCTCGGGCGGCTTCCGCACGTCCCGCCAGGTGTCGGCGGCGATGTAGGTGGAGACCGCAAGACCCAGCGCGAGCGGGATGGCGGCAAGCGGCGGGAGGCTGATGTTGCGGACAGGGCGTTGCGGACTCGATTCGAGGCTCATGGTGGGATCGGAGTGGAGGATCGCGGATGAACCGGATCATCCGCCGATCAGCAGATGCGGAATTTCCCGTCGGGAAGGATCAGGGAAAATGCAGGCCTCGGAAGATTTCCGCCCTACCCCTCACTTCGCCGGGAGCTTCTCCTTCGGCGGCGCCTTTTCCGGTGTCACGGCCTTCTCCCGCGGCAGCGGTAGGTCGTGCCGGAACCCGATCCGGTCGGCGGCAGCGGCGAGTTGCATGAGGCGGGAGTGGAAGACTGGATCGGTGGACTTGGCACCCTTGGGCAAGGAAACATCCAGCCGGCGCGGCAGGGATTTCCCTCCGGCATCATCGTCCGGACGGGAGGCGAATGCCTGGAGCAGCACGGGGTAAGGAATCAGCATTCCATCGAGGTAGAACTGGCCGCGTCCATTCATATCGAGCGCAACGGTAGAGGTCTTGAACAACCGGGCGCGCGCCCATCCGACAGCAGCGTCGGCGTCCTTGGATTCCATCAGCAGCTTCTCCAGCAGCGCGTTGGCACGCTGGAGCTCGCCGAGCTGCTCGGTGTGTCTTTCTTGGTCGGCCACCCCGCTGCTCACCTTGTCTAGCAGCGCTTGGTTCTCTTGCCGCAGTGCTTCGAATTCCGCGGGCAGTTGCGCTTCATTCGTGCTCATCCGCTGGATCTCTCCGAGCATCCGTTGGTTCGACTCGAGGAGATCGGAGAGGCGTTCCTTGTGATCGACGAGCTCGAGCTTCTGCCGATCCAGCTCGCGGTTCTTCCACTCCAGTTCCTCCTTGGCATCGAGTGCCCGCTTCATACCGATGGAGGTCCCCGCGGCACCGAGCATCAGAGCGGCCAGCAATGCGGTGCCCGCGACGACCGGGCCGCGATGGCGGCGGGCGAAGCGCTGCATGAGGTAGGCCACGCTAGGCGGGCGGGCTTCGACCGGCTTGTGCTGGAGATAGCGCAGCAGGTCCTCCGCGAAGGCACCGGCCGACTCGTAGCGGCGCTCGGGATCTTTCTCGAGGGCTTTCAGGACGATCCAATCGAGATCGCCACGCAGGGCGCGAGAAGAGATGGCGGCCCGGCCATCGGCATTGGAGGCGGCGGGAAAACCTGAAAGCCGGGTACTTGGCTTCGGCGGGATCACCTCGTGGATGAGCCGCCGGATCTCACCGTAGGGCACGCCGCGGAGCCGCTCGGGATCCAGAGGCGTCGTCCCGGTCAGGAGTTCGTGCAATACGACACCGAGCGAATAGATGTCACTGCGGGTGTCCACCGCCAGCGGGTGGAGTTCCGCTTGCTCCGGGCTCATGTACTGCGGGGTGCCGATCATCCGCCCCATCTGGGTGTGGAGGGTGATCCCGGAAGCTTCGGTACCGATCGCCTTGGCGATGCCGAAGTCGATCACCTTCACGACCGGTTCGCCGTCGTGGACAGACACGAGGAGGTTTGCGGGTTTCAGGTCGCGGTGGATGATACCTTTCTGATGCGCGTGCTGCACAGCCGCGCAGACGTCGGCGAATAGTCCCAAAGTCGCTGCGATCCCGAGATTGGCCTTGGTGCGGAAATCCGTGATCGGCACCCCCTCTACCAACTCCATGACGAAGTAGGGCCGCCCGCCTGCGGTGGTTCCCGCATCGTAGACCTTGGCGATGTGCGGGTGGTCCATCATCGCCAGCGCCTGGCGCTCCGCCTCGAAGCGGGAGATGATTTCCCGGGAGTCCATGCCCGGCTTTATCAACTTGAGCGCCACCTGGCGTCTCACCGGCGAGGATTGCTCCGCCAGATAGACCGTGCCGAATCCGCCCTCACCCAGTTGCCGGAGCAGCTTGAAGGGACCGATCGTGTCGCCTTCCCTTTCGGTGCGGGCATCGTCCCACAGGGGGTGGGCTGACGGCATCATGAAACTTTCGTCCGCAAGATGCGCGGCGACGAGCGACTCGACTTCCTTGAGCACGTCTCCGTCACCTCGGCAGACATCGGCGAGGTAGAGGGCGCGCTCCTCCGGCCCCGGGAGCTCCAAGGCATTCTGCAGAATCATCTCCAAGGAAGGTCGATCAGGCATGGCGGCAGGCGGGTGCGATCCCGCGGAATCCATCGCGCGGGATTATCCATGCGAAATCTTCCCGAAAAGTGGATCAAAAGATTTGCCCGGCGCGATGCGGAACCAGACACGCCTCCTTCAATCGTCCCGGTGCAGCTCGCGAAACAACCAGGCCCGCGCGTAGAGCCAGTCGCGCTTCGCGGTGGGAGTGGAGATGCCGAGTGCCTCTGCGGTTTCCTCGATGGTCATGCCCACGAAATAGCGCAATTTCACCACTTCGGCTTTGCGAGGCTCGATCAGAGCGAAGCGGTCAAGGATGCCGTGAATCGCGAGGATTTCGTCATCTTGGGCGACGGGAACGGCGATGGCATCTTCCGCGAAGCCTGTCCGCTGCAATCCGCCGCCGTGACGGACGGCCTGCCGGTATCTCGCCCGGTCGATGAGGATTCGCCGCATCGCCTCCGCGGCCGCGCTGAAGAAATGCCGGTTGCCTTCCCACCGGGGTTCTCCGGGCGAGAGCTTGAGGAATGCCTCGTGAACAAGAGCGGTTGCCTGCAACGTGGGAGCCTCCGCTTCCTGTCTCAGCCGCCAGGCCGCCAGCTTTCGCAGCTCACCGTAAACGAGCGGGATGAGATCCTCCGCCGCCTGCTTGTCGCCCTCACAGGCCGCATGGAGGACGCGGGTTATCTGGTCGCCTCCGGTTTCCTGTGTCTGCGCCATGGATGGGAATCTTGTCTGCCGGAATCCATCGGTCCGGCGAGCATCAAATTCCCGTCAGAGCCCGCGACGGCCTTCGAGGGCACGGGCGAGGGTGAGGGCGTCGGCGTGCTCGAGGCCGCCGCCGGCGGGCAGGCCCTGGGCGATGCGGGTGACGTGGCACTTCCCCTTCAGCAGGCCGGCGAGGTAGTTCGCGGTGGCCTCGCCTTCGACATCGGAGCCGGGGGCGAGGATGACTTCTGTGACGTGCTCGTGCTCGATGCGGCGGAGCAGCGGGCCGATGCGCAGGTCATCCGGCGTGACATTGTCGAGCGGCGAGAGCTTTCCCCCGAGGCAGTGGTAGCGGCCCTTGAAGGCACCGGAGCGCTCCAGCGGGAGGACATCCGTGGCCTGCTCGACGACGCAGAGGACGGAGTCGCGCGAGGGGTCCGAGCAAATCGCGCAGCGGTCGGCGGTGGCGAAGAACCCGCAGGTGGGGCATGCCACCACCTCGGCCTTCGCTTTCTCCAGTGCGGCGGCTAGCACCAGCGGCTCGGCGCGGGCGCTCTGGAGCAGCCAGATGGCGATCCGCTCCGCACTGCGCGGTCCCACACCGGGGAGGCGGCGGAGCTCGTCCACCAGCTTGCCGACGGCTTCGGGGTATTCGATGCGGGCCATGGAAAAGTCGGTCGGGGTCAGGCGTCGCCCGGCTCCTGGTGGCGGGTCGCGTAGATCATCGCCCACAGGCCGCCCCACACCAGCGCCAGCAGCGGCATGGTCACCTCCGCCAGATAGCCTGCCAGCGCGAGCACGGGGACCCACCCGATGGTGAGCACCACGGCGGTGGCCCACAGGACTGTGCGCCGCCAATTCCTCCGCGAGCCGAGCATGCTGCCAACGAGGCCGAGCACCATCGGGATGGTCCACAGCCACGGGACATACGACGGCAGGATGCGGAAATCCCCGCCAAGGCCGGTGGTCTGCACCCAGCCGGCGACGATCAGATCGACCTTTTGGGAAAAGCCGAGCAGCTCCAACACGCCCGCCAGGACCAGCGACATCCCGCCGATCGACGTCAGTGCGGCGAGCGGGTGGGCAGGTGGTTTTTGCGCGGAAGCGGACATCGGACGGGCGGAGAATAGGAAAAGCGGACGGGAAAGCTCAATCCCATTAACCCAGGGCTTCGAGCAAGAGCGCCAGATGGGCATCCGGCGAGACCTTTTCCAAGATCGCCTCGATGGTGCCATCCGCGCCGATGATGAAGGTGGTCCGCTCCGTGCCCATGAAGGTCTTCCCATACATCGACTTCTCCACCCAGACGCCGTAGGCCGTGACGATGGATTGGTCCTCGTCGGCGATGAGCGGATAGGGCAGGTCGTACTTGGTGATGAATTTCCGGTGCTTTTTCACCGGATCGATGCTCACGCCATAGATCCGGGCGGCAGCCTGCACGTCCGCCCAGCCGTCCCGCAGCGCGCAGGCCTGCTTCGTGCAGCCGGGGGTATCGTCCTTCGGGTAAAAGACCAGCACCACACGCTGGCCACGGAGGGCGGACAGAGTCACGGTAGCGTCCTCTCCATGTCCCTCCCCGGTGACGGGAGCGGTGAAATCCGGGGCGGGCGATCCGATGGCTGGCTTCATGAAGCGCCAAAATGCATCCCTGTCCGCCCGGTGCAAGGCTGGCAAGAAGTGGCAAAAATCCCGAACTCCCGGATTGACAAGGGAACGCACTCGCCTCAGCTTCCGCGCCCCGACTTCTAGGAAAACCATACCCAAATCGAATGAGCGATCGTAGCATGCGTGGAGTGAACGTGAAAAAGGGCGAGCCAGTGGATCGCGCCTTGAAGCGTCTGAAGACCAAACTCGACACCGAAGGCATCCTCGAAGAGATGCGCCGCCGCCGCTCCTTTGAGTCCGTGGCCGCCCGCAAGATTCGCAAGGCCCGTACCGCTCCGAAGCGCCACAAGGTGCGCTGGCGCTACACCAGCCCGGCCCAAGCCGCCAAGGCCGAAGAAGCCGCCGCTGCAGCCGCTGCCGCCAACGCGTAAAAACTTTCCGTTTTCCAAAGTCGATCAGGACGGACGCCTCGCAAGGGCGTCCGTTTTGCTTTTCCGGGGGAGAAGATCGGGGATGGGGACTTTTCCAACCGCGGATGGACGGGATGGACGCAGATGAAGAGGATGATGATTTGCGGATTTCCATCGCTGCTGTGATGGCCGACCCGTCTGGGGCTTGATCTGACCAAGGTCCGGGGGCTGGCTCCCCCGCCCTGCTCACGCCTCGTCGGCGAGGGTGACGTATTCGCTCTCGTGAAGCACGGCGGGCTTCCGCTTGCTCAGGAGCAGCCACCATTCGCGGATGCTGCCGAAGACGATGATGGAGACGAAGATGAGAAAGAGCGCGGTGATCGCCACATCCACCTTCGCATTGGTCAGCGACACCTGGGCCTTTTTGAGAGCCTCGCCGCTGAGGCCACCGGCGATGGCCGCTTCCAGTTTCTCGATGGTCGGAAGGAAGCCTGCGGCCTTCGGCAACCAGATCTTCATGATGCCCGCGGTGAAGGTGACGATGGTGAGGAAGATCATCGGCACCACGGTGCACCAGGCGTAGCGCGCCTTGCCCATCTTGATGAGGATGGTGGTGCCGAGGCAGAAGGCGATGACGGCCAGAAGTTGGTTCGCGATGCCGAAGATGGGCCACAGGCTCTTGGCGATGCCTTCCGGATCGATGGCCCCCTGATAGAGGAAATATCCCCACGCCGCGACGAGCAGGAAGGTGGAGATCACATTCGCCGTCCATGAGCCGGTGTCCCGCATCCTTGGAACGATCTGGCCGAGCAGGTCCTGGAGGATGAAGCGGCCGACCCGCGTGCCGGCATCGAGCGTGGTCAGGATGAACAACGCCTCGAACATGATGGCGAAGTGATACCACAGCGACAGCGCGGTATTCCCCGGGATGACCTTCGCAAACATCTGCGCCATGCCGACGGCGAAGGTGGGCGCACCGCCGACCTTGCCGATGATGTGCGGTTCGCCGAGATCGTGGGCGAGCTGTTCCATCTCCGCGCGCGTGACCGCGTACTCGGGGCCGTAGGAATTGATCTTCGCGATCTGGGCCTCGACGGCGGGGATATTGTTCGGATCGACGGGTGAATTGATCGCGAAGTACTGCCCCGGCTGGAGCGCACAGGCGGCAATGATCGCCATGAGCGCGACGAGCATTTCCACCACCATGGAGCCGTAGCCGACGAGACGGATGTCCTTCTCCCGGCCCAGCAGCTTCGGCGTGGTGCCGGAGGAAATCAGCGCGTGGAAGCCACTGATGGCCCCGCACGCGATGGTGATACAGACGAAGGGAAAGACCGGCCCGGTGACGACGAAGCCGGAGCCATCGATGAATGGCGTGACCGCGGGCATGTGCAGCGGGGGCGCGAGCAGGACGATGAAGACGGCGAGGATGGCGACCGTCCCGAGCTTCATGAAGGTGCTGAGGTAGTCGCGCGGAGCGAGCAGCAGCCATACGGGCAGGACGCTGGCAGCGAAGCCGTAGATCATGATGGCCCACGCGAGATCCGTGGAGCTCAGCGTGAGCGCCCTCGTCATTTCCGGCGTGAGGTATTTCCCCGCGACGACCGCAGCGAGGAGGCCGACCACTCCGAAGACGGACGTGGCGGTGACGCCGACCTTCCCGCTCTTGATCGCGATTCCCATCACCATCGCGAGCGGGATGGTGGCCGCGATGGTGAAGAGGCCCCACGGGCTCTCGGCAAGCGCCTTCACGACGACCAGTCCCAGCACCGCGAGGATGATCGTCATGATGGCGAGCAGGCTGATCATCGCGACGAGACCGATCACGGGATTCAGCTCCTCCTTCAGCATCTGGCCGAGGGACTTTCCCTTCCGCCGCATGGAGGCGAAGAGCACCACGGCATCGTGGACTCCGCCGCCGAGCGTCGCACCGACGAGGATCCACAAGGTGCCGGGCAGGTAGCCGAATTGCGCCGCAAGCACAGGCCCGACGAGCGGCCCCGGTCCTGCAATGGCGGCGAAGTGGTGGCCGAAGACCACCCACTTCGGCGTGGGGACGAAGTCCTTGCCGTCATTGCACGTGACTGCGGCCGGAGCCCGGCGGTCATCGATGGTGAGCACCTTTGCCACCAGCCACGCCGAGTAGAAGCGGTAGGACACGGCGAAGGTGCAGACGCCGGCCACCACGAGCCACAGCGCATTGACAGGCTCGCCACGCTGAAAGGCAGCCACCGACACCGCGGCGACACCGAGCAAGGAGATGGCGATCCAGAGAAGTATCCGGAGGAAGGGTTTCATCGCGATCAAGCCGACACCGGTGTCTTGGGTCACCGGTATCGACGAGACGGGAAGATGAGCGAAGTCGCGGCGGCTGGAAATGGGAAAGCGTGCCCTCTTTGGCAGCCCCCTGGGAGCGCCGGTCATTAGACCGGCCCCAGTGGTCGCTGACTGCTGGAGTCACCCGAGGTGCCCTCATCGCCTACCACTGGGAACGCGGAATTCATTCCGCCCGAGTGGTCCCTAAAAGCCCGCCGTGATAACTGCTTCCACCGCACGCGGAGCGATACGGACCACCATGGCACCTAGCGAAGCGTGCCACGCCAGCTCACTCGAGCGGAATAAATTCCGCGTTCCCAGTGGCGGGCGATGCGAGCCTTTGTGGTGCGTCGAAAAATTCGGGGCGGTCTCGCTCCCAGAGCGGGATGCTCCTGCGGAGCCTCCCTTGAAGCTACCGGGTCCGCACTTCCAGCAGTTCGAAGACCGGCGCAGGGACGTAGCGGCGGACCTGGTCTTCCCAGCCTTCGGGACCGATGAGACCCTTCACCATGCTCGACGAGACCTCGGCGATGTCGCGCGGGGGCATGAGGAAGCTGGTGGTGATGTGCGGCGCGAGGTCCGCATTGATGTGGCGCATCACGCGCTCGTACTCGTAGTCGTCCGGCCCGCGGATGCCGCGGAGGATGAAGCGGGCGTCCATTTCCTTCGCATAGTCCACCAGATAGCGGTTGTGGAAATGCGCGATGGTGAGGCGCTCGCACGAGGGCACCGAAGCACGCAGCACCTCGAGGCGTTCCTCGACGGTGAAGGTATAGCTCTTCGACGGATTGCTGCCGATGGCGACGATCAGGCGGTCGAACAGCTCCAGGCCTTGCTGGATCATCCAGAGATGACCATTCGTCGGAGGGTCGAAGGAGCCGGCATACACCGCGGTGCGCATGCGGGGAAAGTGGAGCGGGATCGCGGAACTTCCAAGTGCCAAGAATGAGCCGCTTTCCCGGGGCTCACGGAAGCGGAAGCGTGCCTTGATTCAGCACGGCGAGATCTCCCCAGCCAAAGGACGTGTGCAGCGTCGCCTCCAGGTAGCCCTTTGCCTCCGCGATCGCCTCGTGGAGATCCTTCCCCAGCGCGAGGCTGGCGGCGATGGCTGCGGAGAGCGTGCAGCCGGTGCCATGCGAGGCAGGCGTGGCGATCCGCGGCGAGCGGAACCACGTGGGCAGATCCTTTTCCATCAGCAGGTCCGCGCACTCCGGGCCGCCGAGGTGGCCGCCCTTCAGGAGCACGGCGCAGCCATGCCGGGCAGACAATTCGCGCGCGGCGCGCTCCATCGTCGCCTCGTCCCGGGCGGGGGAACCCCAGAGGACTTCGGCCTCGTCCAGATTTGGCGTGATGACGGTGGCCAGCGGGAAAAGCCGCTCCTTGTAGGCGGAGATGGCATTTTCCTCCAGCAGCGGATCGCCGGTGGAGGCGATCATCACGGGATCGATCACCAGCGGGATGCCGGGGTATTGCTGGAGGATCTCGGTGACGGCCACGATGTGGGCCTTCGAGAAAAGCATGCCGGTCTTGATCGCCGCCACGGGGAAGGCATCGAGCATCACGCGGAGCTGGTCCTGCAGGATGGCCGGGGGCACGGCGTGGACGGAGCGCACGACCTTCGGCGTCTCGGCCACCACACAGGTGACGGCGGTCAGGCCGAAGATGCCGAAATGCTGGAAGGTCTTCAGGTCGGCCTGCAATCCGGCGCCAGCGGAGCAGTCGGAGCCGGCGATGGTCAGGGCGACGGGCGGGGAGGCATTCATTCCGAGGAAAAGTTAGACAGCTCCGGGGCAAAGGTCAAAGCACGCCAATACGTCATCGACAGGTCCGGGGGATCTGGCATCCCATGCATTCCGTCATGGACGAGTATTCACCCTACCAGACGCCGCACAGTGCCGCCCCGCCTGCCCTGCCGCAGGGGCCGCCACCCCAGTCGGTGAAGGTTTTCGGAATCCTGCACCTCGTCCTGGCGGGTCTTGGGGTCATCTTCGCCCTCATTGGCTTCTTCTCAACGCAGTTCCAGTCGATGATCCACTCCATGAACCCCGACGATCCCTCGATCGTCGTGCAGCGGAAGTATCAGGAGGACCTATGGCCCATCTCCGTGATGACCAGCATGTTCTACCTGGGCCTTGCTGCGCTCCTGCTGGTGGCCGGGCTGAAGCTCGTCCGGGAAAAGGCGGACGGCGTGATGTGGTCGCACCGGTACGCCTGGACGTCCATCGTCACGAAGGTGATCTCGCTGGTGGTCACCGTGGCCTATGTGCTCCCGCTGACGAACCGCTTGATGGGAGAAGTCTTGGGAGACACCCGCGGGCTGCCTGCTGGCTCGTCCCAGACCATCATGAACGTGACGAAGTCATTCACGACCATCTCCTCGATTCTCACGCCGATCATCGCCTGCATCTACCCGGCGCTGGCCCTCTACTTCCTCAGCCGCCCGGCCGTGAAGGCATGGGTCATCCGCGCCTCCGGGCGATGAGCATCAGGCCCAGCCCGGGACCGTGAGCCGGAACTCCGGGATGCGGGTGAAAACCCACTCGCCCTCTTCAGTTTCGCCGAAAAAGGCTCCCTCCGCCGTCCCGTCGCCGCGGGTGACGTGGTAGCTGTTGTAGGAGAAATTTTCGCCCGGCCCCAGCACCGGGCTCTGGCCGACCACGCCATCGCCCTCGACGACGGTCACCTCGCCATCGTCCTCGCGCACGACCCACTTGCGGCCGCGGATGGTCACCCTTTCCTCGGACTCGTTCTTGATGGAAATGAAGTACACGAAGGGATGCGGGCGCTCGTCGGGAGCGTCCAGACTGGGCATGTAGATCACGTCATCCACCTTGACGCTCAGCCCGTCCAGTTTCCTCAGCATCGGGGTCATGTCCTGCGACCTTGAACGACTCGCGCGGGCCGTGCCAAGCCGCAAGCGAGGTTTTTTCAGTGCCCATTCGGCGACCGGAAAGG
Coding sequences within:
- a CDS encoding Co(2+)/Mg(2+) efflux protein ApaG, whose protein sequence is MTPMLRKLDGLSVKVDDVIYMPSLDAPDERPHPFVYFISIKNESEERVTIRGRKWVVREDDGEVTVVEGDGVVGQSPVLGPGENFSYNSYHVTRGDGTAEGAFFGETEEGEWVFTRIPEFRLTVPGWA
- the thiD gene encoding bifunctional hydroxymethylpyrimidine kinase/phosphomethylpyrimidine kinase, with protein sequence MNASPPVALTIAGSDCSAGAGLQADLKTFQHFGIFGLTAVTCVVAETPKVVRSVHAVPPAILQDQLRVMLDAFPVAAIKTGMLFSKAHIVAVTEILQQYPGIPLVIDPVMIASTGDPLLEENAISAYKERLFPLATVITPNLDEAEVLWGSPARDEATMERAARELSARHGCAVLLKGGHLGGPECADLLMEKDLPTWFRSPRIATPASHGTGCTLSAAIAASLALGKDLHEAIAEAKGYLEATLHTSFGWGDLAVLNQGTLPLP
- the recR gene encoding recombination mediator RecR, which translates into the protein MARIEYPEAVGKLVDELRRLPGVGPRSAERIAIWLLQSARAEPLVLAAALEKAKAEVVACPTCGFFATADRCAICSDPSRDSVLCVVEQATDVLPLERSGAFKGRYHCLGGKLSPLDNVTPDDLRIGPLLRRIEHEHVTEVILAPGSDVEGEATANYLAGLLKGKCHVTRIAQGLPAGGGLEHADALTLARALEGRRGL
- the coaD gene encoding pantetheine-phosphate adenylyltransferase translates to MRTAVYAGSFDPPTNGHLWMIQQGLELFDRLIVAIGSNPSKSYTFTVEERLEVLRASVPSCERLTIAHFHNRYLVDYAKEMDARFILRGIRGPDDYEYERVMRHINADLAPHITTSFLMPPRDIAEVSSSMVKGLIGPEGWEDQVRRYVPAPVFELLEVRTR
- a CDS encoding ECF-type sigma factor — its product is MAQTQETGGDQITRVLHAACEGDKQAAEDLIPLVYGELRKLAAWRLRQEAEAPTLQATALVHEAFLKLSPGEPRWEGNRHFFSAAAEAMRRILIDRARYRQAVRHGGGLQRTGFAEDAIAVPVAQDDEILAIHGILDRFALIEPRKAEVVKLRYFVGMTIEETAEALGISTPTAKRDWLYARAWLFRELHRDD
- a CDS encoding peroxiredoxin is translated as MKPAIGSPAPDFTAPVTGEGHGEDATVTLSALRGQRVVLVFYPKDDTPGCTKQACALRDGWADVQAAARIYGVSIDPVKKHRKFITKYDLPYPLIADEDQSIVTAYGVWVEKSMYGKTFMGTERTTFIIGADGTIEAILEKVSPDAHLALLLEALG
- a CDS encoding serine/threonine-protein kinase; protein product: MILQNALELPGPEERALYLADVCRGDGDVLKEVESLVAAHLADESFMMPSAHPLWDDARTEREGDTIGPFKLLRQLGEGGFGTVYLAEQSSPVRRQVALKLIKPGMDSREIISRFEAERQALAMMDHPHIAKVYDAGTTAGGRPYFVMELVEGVPITDFRTKANLGIAATLGLFADVCAAVQHAHQKGIIHRDLKPANLLVSVHDGEPVVKVIDFGIAKAIGTEASGITLHTQMGRMIGTPQYMSPEQAELHPLAVDTRSDIYSLGVVLHELLTGTTPLDPERLRGVPYGEIRRLIHEVIPPKPSTRLSGFPAASNADGRAAISSRALRGDLDWIVLKALEKDPERRYESAGAFAEDLLRYLQHKPVEARPPSVAYLMQRFARRHRGPVVAGTALLAALMLGAAGTSIGMKRALDAKEELEWKNRELDRQKLELVDHKERLSDLLESNQRMLGEIQRMSTNEAQLPAEFEALRQENQALLDKVSSGVADQERHTEQLGELQRANALLEKLLMESKDADAAVGWARARLFKTSTVALDMNGRGQFYLDGMLIPYPVLLQAFASRPDDDAGGKSLPRRLDVSLPKGAKSTDPVFHSRLMQLAAAADRIGFRHDLPLPREKAVTPEKAPPKEKLPAK
- a CDS encoding carbon starvation CstA family protein encodes the protein MKPFLRILLWIAISLLGVAAVSVAAFQRGEPVNALWLVVAGVCTFAVSYRFYSAWLVAKVLTIDDRRAPAAVTCNDGKDFVPTPKWVVFGHHFAAIAGPGPLVGPVLAAQFGYLPGTLWILVGATLGGGVHDAVVLFASMRRKGKSLGQMLKEELNPVIGLVAMISLLAIMTIILAVLGLVVVKALAESPWGLFTIAATIPLAMVMGIAIKSGKVGVTATSVFGVVGLLAAVVAGKYLTPEMTRALTLSSTDLAWAIMIYGFAASVLPVWLLLAPRDYLSTFMKLGTVAILAVFIVLLAPPLHMPAVTPFIDGSGFVVTGPVFPFVCITIACGAISGFHALISSGTTPKLLGREKDIRLVGYGSMVVEMLVALMAIIAACALQPGQYFAINSPVDPNNIPAVEAQIAKINSYGPEYAVTRAEMEQLAHDLGEPHIIGKVGGAPTFAVGMAQMFAKVIPGNTALSLWYHFAIMFEALFILTTLDAGTRVGRFILQDLLGQIVPRMRDTGSWTANVISTFLLVAAWGYFLYQGAIDPEGIAKSLWPIFGIANQLLAVIAFCLGTTILIKMGKARYAWCTVVPMIFLTIVTFTAGIMKIWLPKAAGFLPTIEKLEAAIAGGLSGEALKKAQVSLTNAKVDVAITALFLIFVSIIVFGSIREWWLLLSKRKPAVLHESEYVTLADEA
- a CDS encoding SIMPL domain-containing protein, whose translation is MSLESSPQRPVRNISLPPLAAIPLALGLAVSTYIAADTWRDVRKPPEKNNILITGSAKKRIVSDYIQWSATIEGSGADRTAAYLSLKGGTEKAVAFLKDQGIEPGDIKIESASITEEFEIIREDKVLPGTNVPLRTETSKSTGFRAVQVVSVGSSQVMLIEKASREITSLLEQDVFVTSHPPRYYYTRLGELKLEMLAEAAKDARSRAENILSSAGNAGLGALVYSSMGIININPANSTAASSEGNNDTTSYEKDIITIVRAEYKVN
- the rpsU gene encoding 30S ribosomal protein S21; the encoded protein is MSDRSMRGVNVKKGEPVDRALKRLKTKLDTEGILEEMRRRRSFESVAARKIRKARTAPKRHKVRWRYTSPAQAAKAEEAAAAAAAANA